In the Hyphomicrobiales bacterium genome, one interval contains:
- a CDS encoding conserved hypothetical protein (Evidence 4 : Unknown function but conserved in other organisms), whose product MSLAPRIIDIPVVYEVEHLPPRHRNAQRRFIRESVQIAIRVLDDETAPVSFKVSPNAYGLHAAKTDVTEIRTVDRTHWRPLTKGWSGDDSELTADYVIAEMIEGRREINRPGLTDWAPNSAVGPEEIATGRVIESGREAAIANVMAMASKLIVVGDRIFKPTSEPVWEIVEFHGGAFLKATNIGAVKGTPSAESVFPAFFYDRAVEQLLASGVRRRNIDNGDAISGKIEVLRPDLVFYRHDETPRFLGDAKYAFTDARRKMGEQIDTITALQLETYQAFSATIRDNADPHEIATRWRVLVDTVTDTEGWSQFCKSANRSLEAWDRYVADVAAEQSLGMLT is encoded by the coding sequence ATGAGCCTGGCCCCTCGAATCATCGACATCCCTGTCGTCTACGAAGTCGAGCACCTCCCCCCTCGGCACCGCAATGCCCAGCGCAGGTTCATCCGCGAGAGCGTTCAGATCGCGATCCGGGTTCTGGATGACGAAACTGCTCCAGTTTCGTTCAAGGTCAGCCCCAACGCCTACGGCCTCCATGCGGCAAAGACCGATGTCACGGAAATTCGCACCGTCGATAGGACGCATTGGCGGCCGCTGACCAAAGGCTGGTCTGGAGACGACTCCGAGCTCACGGCCGACTACGTCATCGCCGAGATGATCGAGGGTCGCCGGGAGATCAATCGCCCCGGGCTAACTGACTGGGCGCCCAACTCGGCGGTCGGGCCCGAAGAAATCGCAACCGGGCGCGTGATCGAGTCGGGACGGGAAGCTGCCATCGCCAACGTCATGGCGATGGCTTCCAAGCTGATCGTCGTCGGCGACCGCATTTTCAAGCCGACGTCCGAGCCGGTTTGGGAAATCGTCGAGTTTCACGGCGGCGCCTTCCTCAAGGCGACCAATATCGGTGCCGTGAAGGGCACCCCGTCGGCCGAATCGGTTTTCCCGGCGTTCTTCTACGACCGCGCTGTCGAGCAGCTATTGGCGTCTGGTGTGAGGCGGCGAAACATCGACAACGGCGACGCAATTTCCGGCAAGATCGAGGTTCTGCGACCCGACCTGGTTTTCTACCGACACGACGAGACGCCGCGCTTTCTGGGCGATGCGAAATATGCGTTCACCGACGCACGCCGGAAGATGGGCGAGCAGATCGACACCATTACGGCGCTCCAGCTCGAAACATATCAGGCATTCTCCGCGACGATCCGTGACAACGCCGACCCGCACGAAATCGCTACGCGCTGGCGGGTTCTTGTTGACACCGTGACCGACACGGAGGGGTGGAGCCAATTCTGCAAGAGCGCCAATCGCTCTCTCGAAGCCTGGGATCGCTACGTGGCGGATGTGGCGGCCGAGCAGTCCCTGGGGATGCTCACATGA
- a CDS encoding conserved hypothetical protein (Evidence 4 : Unknown function but conserved in other organisms): MNSETPSHPKTVVWLPAPSKIEVIRRGCRVSSEHTVVDLKPIALPDLSEAEAPLVVEIQRFARYEHVEPYRRWNGDAWRPLLSSQAEHLTVDTAAAAIVASIKEVATNVYNAKRTSPEFPFDEETLAIDSKGRFGEPIELEKAQLRETTKENLDAAKDAAARVRQSLIVIDGRLYIRAPEPLYVYNPTTSGGALRVDYPTYHSIKEGSVRSDYKPWLTFRTNEMPQIKALAHALRCPVEPHFGAVRSADGDFEDRGFFGCSMETGLIEIGHGLVNAGRMTIGFFPDASLDAYKALRKAIEGTSARPTSREVLAVPPEKIASISDAIIELGMSTRGFTPQSLTTTEMLGAARMALRRERVRLEMVNAPELADLSI; this comes from the coding sequence ATGAACTCTGAGACCCCATCTCACCCGAAGACCGTCGTGTGGCTTCCTGCTCCCAGCAAGATCGAGGTCATCAGGCGCGGCTGCCGGGTGTCGAGCGAGCACACTGTCGTCGACCTGAAACCGATTGCGCTCCCTGACCTCAGCGAAGCAGAAGCTCCGCTGGTAGTGGAGATCCAGAGGTTCGCGCGCTACGAACATGTCGAGCCTTATCGCCGCTGGAATGGTGATGCCTGGCGCCCCCTGCTGTCTTCGCAGGCCGAGCACCTCACCGTCGACACCGCCGCCGCGGCCATCGTGGCCTCGATCAAGGAGGTCGCGACGAACGTCTACAATGCGAAGCGCACCTCCCCAGAGTTCCCCTTCGACGAAGAGACACTCGCGATCGACTCCAAGGGGAGGTTCGGAGAGCCGATTGAGCTTGAAAAGGCCCAACTGCGTGAGACGACCAAGGAGAACCTGGACGCGGCGAAGGACGCAGCGGCCCGGGTTCGCCAATCGTTGATCGTCATCGACGGACGCCTCTATATCCGCGCACCGGAACCGCTCTATGTGTACAACCCAACGACCTCTGGAGGAGCACTGCGCGTCGATTATCCGACGTATCACAGCATCAAGGAGGGCAGCGTCCGCTCAGATTACAAGCCGTGGCTGACTTTCCGCACGAATGAGATGCCTCAGATCAAGGCTCTTGCCCACGCGCTTCGCTGCCCCGTGGAGCCGCATTTCGGCGCAGTCCGCAGCGCCGATGGGGATTTCGAAGATCGCGGATTCTTCGGCTGCAGCATGGAGACGGGCCTGATCGAGATCGGCCATGGCCTGGTCAACGCCGGACGCATGACGATTGGCTTTTTCCCGGATGCGTCGCTCGACGCGTATAAAGCCCTCCGCAAGGCAATCGAGGGCACCTCCGCGCGTCCCACCTCGCGGGAGGTTCTGGCGGTGCCACCGGAGAAAATCGCGAGCATTTCCGATGCGATCATCGAGCTGGGGATGTCGACGAGGGGCTTCACTCCTCAGTCTCTGACGACAACAGAGATGCTTGGCGCGGCCCGCATGGCTCTGCGACGCGAACGCGTCCGCCTTGAGATGGTCAATGCACCGGAGCTCGCTGACCTTTCAATCTGA